The sequence ctctacctcagctactcttaggatcagggggagaaccacggtgtcagacatccggaaagaagacgggatgaatgttttacctctgaagtacatcccaaatgtgggagttgacttcagctttgctggggtctatttggccagggaaactctgcctggttcattcgcacatccggaagccacttcacggggggccgtcgcaactggaaccacacacttggcatcggcggttgagccaaatggggactcgtggtgcaagcaacgctccccacgtgttagcgtgggtgagattcggttggcggaattttactaggtgcgtgttagtagagtggggctgaggttttcttgctcctgtggttgtatacgaagtcaaaggtcctgcccagccctgcggtcccctcagtcaactctgtttcggagacataacgatttggattgccaacaagtcaagaaatgttcaagcccttggatgtagggtaaagaaagggagatcagactgtcactgtgtctatgtagaaggggaagacataagagactccattttgaaaaagacctgtactttaaacaattgctttgctgagatgttgatcatttgtagctttgccgcggcccctttgacccaacttggagctcacaaaaacctgtgttgtataacatcgaggcttaagggatctagggctgtgcagggcgtgccttgttaaccaaatgtttacgagcagtatacttggtaaaagtcattgccattctctagtctcaataaaccaggggcacaatgcaccgtggaaagccacagggacctctgcccttgaaagcagggtattgtccaaggtttctccccatgtgacagtctgaaatatggcctcgtgggatgggaaagacctgactgtcccccagcctgacacccgtaatgggtctgtgctgaggtggattagtcaaagaggaaagcctcttgcagttgagatgcaggaaggccactgtctcctgcttgcccctgggaactgaatgtctcggtgtaaagcccgatcgtacatttgttcaactctgagctcggagaaaagctgccctgtggcgggaggcgagacgtgttggcagtaatgctgccttgttattctttactccgctgagatgtttgggtggagagaaacataaatctggcctacgtgcatgtccaggcatagtaccttcccttgaacttagtcatgatatagattctttggctcacgtgtgtgtttttttttgtttgttttttttgttttgttgttgttgaccttctccttattatcaccctgctctcctactacattcctttttgctgaaataatgaaaatcataatcaataaaaactgagggaactcagaggccggtgccggtgcaggtccttggtgtgctgagtgccggtcccctggacccactgttgtctccctatactttgtctctgtgtcttatttcttctctccgtctctcatcccacccgactagaaacacccacaggtgtggaggggcaggccaccccttcactcggaaaatcagttaaacacaaacacggaatgagagtcaaaagacaatatgtcatctttttgagaattttattcacttcaaaaccaattaaacacacacatgtacaaaggcattccacagcccagttttcgaggctgaggaaagaccccgagagcgctctgcacagcacgcttcccagcgtccgaaacactgctctcagggcggggcacagcggaagggctgcacctctcagggttccctaacttttcccttattcagtcatctagagagcaaatacacagtaattccccagtttcctattgacgtcccagcggaagtctgactcctgcgcgtcacgcagtttctgaggcaacgaatctctggcacggaagcttttcctggcgcgtttccggagaaccacgcgaactacaacgtccctcaccagaattcaatgaggcagagtccctgcatctgctccctgcctggcctgggctcccacatccacagaagcgccacagccggggagcttcggagtcaccgcacagagtctgctctctgctctgcactcctcagtcccacagtcccctccaagtcacgggagctggaggccaaggagcccctgccacctgcagtctcactccaggtcagaatcgctgtcctctgaggaggaggaaacctgaaggtcctcatagaggacgctcggtgggacacgaacacggggaccctcagacttctctgacacatgagggctctgagcgaggaaggctcccggcttctcaggagagtgaaatgagggggccgccaggaggctggagctccagcgtccgttttccagtctccggaagagcactgtgagaggctgggccccatcatggctggccgctgggtgatgggacatggtgcaggcctgggcagtaggcaggcaaggtctgctgtgcggaggctgccggtcgacgctgggcacctgggcgggtgtcctcctgcccatctggggcgacgtacttggtccaagttcggttgcggctggcggaggttggagattctccggggcccccagctcacctccctggatggcgctttcggggatctggaagggacccagtctcggtttcttggggaagttcaggcaagcctgaatccgagcctgggcaggtctcttggctcctggcccgaagctgagattggagcctaggcccaagctgtgtgtggcggctggcgggcagggctgtgaggtcaCCGCAGGACGTATGTCTTGTGCCTGGGGTCTGATGGCCTGGAGCAGGCCGtgggttttggaggcagcctggggaacttctcggcagccaccctcagggctgctgtgtgtcggcttcaccacgaggagaggctcggggccctgctgcctgactgcaggctgagggatgtcggccgcagcccctgtctgtctttcctttggtccaagacttgaggaggagctcagactggcttttctgaggggagacggcgaagccaagacggagcccctgtcagacgtttcggtagctgagcgatcagcgaggacagggcccaggcgcggcctcttactggttgtgtggaccggcattggcccgcttgcaacctgaaagagaggaaacaacacaggTTAGAAGTTCCTCCGCATGGAGCCAACGTGAAAATCAAGCACATCCAAAGACAAGGTGCACACGCCATGAAATTCTTAGTACAGTATCGACAGGAAGTACTAAGAAGTAGGGACAGACCCTCCACCTGAGTGCTGATCAggacaagacacatgaaagatgcgctctcgagctatgtgtagctgatctaagcacaccattgttcaaaagatcgcgtcttgggcattaactggatcaaagcgcctccactcagccttccatgaagtggaacggactgaggcccttccgaaggcaggttggtggctcaagggtactcaggacgtcttctctgaacacatgcatgttcctgggtttagccttctccacgtttggggcctctgagggactaatttcctcatgccgctaggaacatgttgttggcaggcttgccataattggacagaaagaaagcaacaggaaatacggcatcttcagatgccttcgcctggaatcaaattgacctggaaggatcgtggagtccctgaccccaagaaggcaagaaagaggggttccccgatttcctcccgcagacgggaagctgaaaggaaatcaaccagggtgacctagaggagaaaaggaccaggggcccggggtgacactcaccctcagataatcagaagattccgtggatccttttcgattcggcagcggcttctctggaggtttcccagaaaatatgtggaggagagccttcctctgcgggtcttgttgcctgcagaacagaaaaaggttttctgttctcctggttttccccaggagacagggagaaccctgtgtggggcccagccccgttccgtgttttgtgatacagaaatggacatctggtgccctttccgcctctgcaccttccctcacgtgccaaccttcccgtcccccaggtggccctctaggcttcccaactaaggactgtgatttggattccatcgcttttccccctgtcgtggggaacctgcacgaagcgcccccgcctctccccgtccctgaatctcccagagccaaaggagctcctgggtgtggaaccccggaggacacggagctccggcctatttctctgcagcgttccttccctggcccggagacggaaaggcacacggtgtgcaggtgcagagacaccatgtccttaggaggcagtaccctaagagtggtgaaaacccctcccactgctcaccttggtctctcttcctt comes from Pan troglodytes isolate AG18354 chromosome 7, NHGRI_mPanTro3-v2.0_pri, whole genome shotgun sequence and encodes:
- the LOC134810724 gene encoding protein FAM90A15-like, which encodes MMARRDPKSWAKRLVRAQTLQKQRRAPVGPRAPPPDEEDPRLKCKNCGAFGHTARSTRCPMKCWKAALVPATLGKKEGKENLKPWKPQVEANPGPLNKDKGEKEERPRQQDPQRKALLHIFSGKPPEKPLPNRKGSTESSDYLRVASGPMPVHTTSKRPRLGPVLADRSATETSDRGSVLASPSPLRKASLSSSSSLGPKERQTGAAADIPQPAVRQQGPEPLLVVKPTHSSPEGGCREVPQAASKTHGLLQAIRPQAQDIRPAVTSQPCPPAATHSLGLGSNLSFGPGAKRPAQARIQACLNFPKKPRLGPFQIPESAIQGGELGAPENLQPPPAATELGPSTSPQMGRRTPAQVPSVDRQPPHSRPCLPTAQACTMSHHPAASHDGAQPLTVLFRRLENGRWSSSLLAAPSFHSPEKPGAFLAQSPHVSEKSEGPRVRVPPSVLYEDLQVSSSSEDSDSDLE